One genomic segment of Hordeum vulgare subsp. vulgare chromosome 2H, MorexV3_pseudomolecules_assembly, whole genome shotgun sequence includes these proteins:
- the LOC123424481 gene encoding ABC transporter C family member 14-like, which produces MPAPWWLATTACTPPPSASLSDRLAFLLLSPCPQRALLGGLDLLFVLAALALSLRARLSRRHEDSQEQPLLAKPRPRGRGFFRFRHRLALGASSALAAASLVLLALSLLLLPARGGEDATWAAVQRAFLAAHLLAHLAAAGTVAAEKAGAASAHPRHLRVFWLGTALLAALFSGCAAARFLAGQPVLPDDPVAFAGLLLSLPLLYFAVDGSSGLGDSSAVSGEEERSDLAAEAPTSYATASWLSLATFSWINPLITKGYSAAIGAQEVPPVAPSDTAEAAYALFVSNWPAPGSKPGHPVVTALLRSFWPQFLLTAALGVAHLSVMYIGPSLVDRFVQFVRGGGEMKEGLRLVAILLAGKAAETLASHHYEFQGQKLGMRIRAALLSVVYRKSLRLSTGARRAHGAGTIVNYMEVDAEEVSTVTHQLHNLWLMPLQIAVALALLYTHLGPSVLTAVAAIAVVTVAVALANRWNMEYQFKFLGKRDERMKAITELLNYMRVIKLQAWEETFGSKIIELREAELGWLAKSMYFMCANTIVLWSGPLAMTVLVFGTCVLTGFKLDAGKVFTATAFFRMLDGPMQSFPEAIAAVTQATVSLGRLDRYLLDAELDDTTVEHVLDADTGPDRVVVEVHDGMFAWDVRGKKENEKEEEENDDGEGEEDEKIVEEAPVLETVLKGINMKVRKGELAAVVGIVGSGKSSLLSCIMGEMDKVSGKVRVCGSTAYVAQTAWIQNGTIQENILFGQPMDAERYKEVTRSCCLQKDLEMMEFGDQTEIGERGINLSGGQKQRIQLARAVYQNCDVYLLDDVFSAVDAHTGSYIFKECLRGTLKGKTILLVTHQVDFLHNVDNIFVMKDGMIAQSGKFDELLEAGSGFSALVAAHDSSMELVEQSRQVEKIGHSHPAVVRIPSLRSRSIGKGEKVIVAPEIQAATSKIIQEEERESGQVSWRVYKLYMTEAWGWWGVVGIFGLALVWQASDMASDYWLSYETSGGVPFNPSLFIGVYVAIAGFSMVLQVIKTFLETVMGLHTAQIFFRKMFDSILHAPMSFFDTTPSGRILSRASSDQTTIDVVLAFFVGLTISMYISVLSTIIVTCQVAWPSVIAVIPLLLLNIWYRNRYLATSRELTRLEGVTKAPVIDHFTETVVGATTIRCFKKENEFFQENLDRINSSLRMYFHNYAANEWLGFRLELIGTLVLSITAFLMISLPSNFIKKEFVGMSLSYGLSLNSLVYFAISISCMLENDMVAVERVNQFSTLPSEAEWKKEDHLPSPNWPTNGDIDISDLKVRYRPNTPLILKGINVSIRGGEKIGVVGRTGSGKSTLIQALFRLVEPAEGKMIIDGVDLCALGLHDLRSRFGIIPQEPVLFEGTIRSNIDPVGQYSDAQIWQALERCQLKDVVASKAEKLDALVADSGENWSVGQRQLLCLGRVILKQNQILFMDEATASVDSQTDATIQKITREQFSSCTIISIAHRIPTVMDCDRVLVLDAGLVKEFDAPSRLLEQPSSLFGAMVEEYADRSSNL; this is translated from the exons atgCCGGCCCCGTGGTGGCTGGCCACCACGGCCTGCACCCCGCCCCCGTCCGCGTCCCTCAGCGACCGCctcgccttcctcctcctctccccgtGCCCGCAGCGGGCGCTGCTCGGCGGCCTCGACCTCCTCTTCGTCCTCGCCGCCCTCGCCCTCTCCCTCCGCGCCCGCCTCTCCCGCCGCCACGAGGACTCGCAGGAGCAGCCCCTGCTCGCCAAGCCCCGTCCCCGCGGGAGGGGGTTCTTCCGCTTCCGCCACAGGCTCGCCCTCGGGGCCTCCTCGGCGCTCGCCGCCGCCTCGCTCGTGCTGCTCGCGCTCTCGCTCCTGCTCCTCCCCGCCCGCGGCGGGGAGGACGCCACGTGGGCCGCCGTCCAGCGCGCCTTCCTCGCCGCGCACCTCCTCGCGCACCTCGCCGCCGCGGGCACCGTCGCGGCGGAGAAGGCCGGGGCCGCCTCCGCCCACCCGCGCCACCTCCGCGTCTTCTGGCTCGGCACCGCGCTGCTCGCCGCGCTCTTCTCCGGCTGCGCGGCCGCTCGCTTCCTCGCCGGTCAGCCCGTCCTCCCCGACGACCCCGTCGCGTTCGCCGGCCTCCTGCTCTCGCTTCCCCTGCTCTACTTCGCGGTCGACGGCTCCAGCGGCCTCGGGGACTCGTCGGCCGTTTCCGGCGAGGAAGAGCGGTCTGACCTTGCCGCCGAGGCGCCGACCTCGTACGCGACGGCCTCGTGGCTCTCGCTGGCGACCTTCAGCTGGATCAACCCGCTCATCACCAAGGGCTACAGCGCGGCTATCGGCGCCCAAGAGGTCCCGCCGGTGGCGCCCTCCGATACCGCCGAGGCCGCGTacgctctcttcgtgtccaactGGCCGGCGCCGGGGTCCAAGCCCGGCCACCCGGTGGTCACCGCGCTGCTGCGGTCCTTCTGGCCCCAGTTCCTGCTCACCGCCGCGCTGGGCGTGGCGCACCTCTCGGTCATGTACATCGGCCCGTCGCTGGTCGACAGGTTCGTCCAGTTCGTTCGCGGCGGCGGAGAGATGAAGGAGGGGCTGCGGCTGgtcgccatcctcctcgccggcaaGGCCGCCGAGACTCTCGCGTCGCACCACTACGAGTTCCAGGGGCAGAAGCTGGGGATGCGCATCCGTGCTGCTCTGCTCTCCGTGGTGTACCGCAAGTCGCTGCGGCTGTCCACGGGCGCGCGGCGAGCGCACGGCGCCGGCACCATCGTCAACTACATGGAGGTGGATGCCGAGGAGGTGTCCACTGTCACGCACCAGCTCCACAACCTTTGGCTGATGCCGCTGCAgatcgccgtcgccctcgccctgctCTACACCCACCTCGGCCCATCCGTGCTCACCGCGGTCGCCGCGATCGCCGTGGTCACCGTGGCCGTGGCCCTCGCCAACCGCTGGAACATGGAGTACCAGTTCAAGTTCCTCGGCAAGcgcgatgaacgcatgaaggccaTCACCGAGTTGCTCAACTACATGCGCGTGATCAAGCTGCAGGCATGGGAGGAGACGTTTGGCTCCAAGATTATTGAGCTCAGGGAGGCCGAGCTTGGGTGGCTGGCCAagtccatgtacttcatgtgcgccAACACCATCGTGCTCTGGAGCGGCCCGCTCGCCATGACCGTTCTCGTGTTCGGCACCTGTGTGCTGACAGGTTTCAAGCTCGACGCTGGCAAGGTGTTCACTGCCACCGCCTTCTTTCGAATGCTTGATGGACCTATGCAGAGCTTCCCGGAGGCGATTGCCGCTGTGACGCAGGCGACCGTGTCGCTTGGAAGGCTTGACAGGTACCTGCTTGATGCAGAGCTTGATGACACTACGGTGGAGCATGTCCTTGACGCTGATACTGGCCCGGACCGAGTGGTCGTGGAGGTGCACGATGGCATGTTCGCGTGGGACGTGAGGGGCAAGAAGgagaatgaaaaggaagaagaggaaaatgatgacggCGAAGGTGAGGAGGATGAGAAAATTGTGGAGGAGGCACCAGTGCTAGAGACAGTGCTCAAGGGGATTAATATGAAGGTGAGGAAAGGCGAGCTTGCGGCGGTGGTTGGAATTGTCGGGTCCGGCAAGTCGTCACTGCTCTCCTGCATTATGGGGGAGATGGACAAGGTCTCAGGCAAA GTAAGGGTATGTGGTAGCACTGCATATGTTGCACAGACAGCTTGGATCCAAAATGGGACCATTCAAGAGAATATCTTATTCGGACAGCCAATGGATGCTGAAAGATATAAAGAAGTTACACGATCCTGCTGTCTGCAAAAGGATTTGGAAATGATGGAATTTGGTGACCAGACTGAAATAGGAGAGAGAGGGATCAATCTCAGCGGCGGGCAGAAACAGCGCATTCAGCTTGCCAGAGCAGTTTATCAGAACTGCGATGTATATCTCCTTGATGATGTCTTCAGTGCTGTTGATGCGCACACTGGTTCGTATATCTTTAAG GAATGTCTAAGGGGCACGCTCAAGGGAAAGACCATCTTGCTTGTTACTCACCAAGTGGATTTCTTGCATAATGTGGACAACATATTT GTCATGAAAGATGGTATGATTGCACAATCAGGAAAGTTTGACGAGTTACTAGAAGCAGGCTCAGGGTTTTCAGCTCTTGTTGCTGCTCATGATAGTTCAATGGAACTGGTGGAACAGAGTCGACAAGTAGAGAAGATTGGACATTCTCATCCTGCAGTAGTCAGAATCCCGTCGCTTCGTTCTAGATCCATTGGAAAGGGTGAGAAGGTGATCGTTGCACCAGAAATACAAGCAGCTACTTCTAAGAttatacaagaagaggaaagagAGAGTGGCCAAGTAAGTTGGCGTGTGTACAAGTTATACATGACAGAGGCTTGGGGATGGTGGGGAGTCGTGGGCATATTTGGATTAGCATTGGTGTGGCAAGCTTCTGATATGGCTAGTGACTATTGGCTGTCATACGAAACATCAGGCGGTGTCCCATTTAATCCGTCACTGTTTATCGGAGTGTATGTTGCCATAGCTGGTTTTTCGATGGTACTTCAAGTAATCAAGACTTTTCTTGAGACGGTCATGGGACTTCACACAGCTCAGATCTTTTTCAGGAAGATGTTTGACAGCATTTTGCATGCCCCAATGTCATTTTTTGACACCACCCCTTCAGGAAGGATTCTTAGTCGG GCATCATCTGACCAAACAACAATCGATGTTGTGCTGGCATTTTTCGTTGGCCTGACAATTTCAATGTACATTTCAGTATTGAGCACCATAATTGTTACCTGTCAGGTTGCCTGGCCATCAGTTATAGCTGTAATTCCGCTTCTGCTATTGAACATTTGGTACAGG AATCGCTATCTTGCAACTTCTCGGGAGCTAACTCGACTTGAAGGAGTAACCAAGGCACCGGTTATTGATCACTTTACTGAGACCGTTGTAGGTGCTACAACAATACGATGTTTTAAgaaggaaaatgaatttttccaggagAATTTAGACAGAATCAATTCAAGTTTGCGCATGTACTTCCACAATTATGCAGCAAATGAGTGGCTTGGGTTCCGACTGGAGCTGATTGGAACACTCGTATTGTCAATCACTGCTTTCCTGATGATCAGCTTGCCCAGCAATTTTATTAAGAAAG AATTTGTTGGCATGTCTCTTTCGTATGGCCTTTCCCTCAATTCTCTGGTGTACTTTGCAATATCGATCAGCTGTATGTTGGAAAATGATATGGTTGCTGTGGAGAGGGTAAACCAGTTCAGTACTCTTCCTTCTGAGGCAGAATGGAAAAAAGAGGACCATCTGCCTTCTCCAAACTGGCCCACGAATGGAGATATTGACATCAGCGATCTAAAG GTTAGGTATCGACCAAATACACCTCTAATTCTGAAGGGCATTAATGTGAGCATTAGAGGTGGTGAAAAGATAGGAGTTGTAGGAAGGACAGGCAGTGGAAAATCAACTTTGATTCAAGCACTGTTCAGGCTTGTAGAACCTGCAGAGGGGAAGATGATCATTGATGGGGTAGACCTATGTGCATTGGGTCTGCATGATCTTAGGTCCCGTTTCGGCATAATTCCCCAGGAGCCAGTTCTCTTTGAAGGGACGATTCGAAGTAACATTGATCCAGTTGGGCAGTATTCAGATGCTCAAATATGGCAG GCTCTGGAGCGTTGCCAACTCAAAGATGTAGTGGCTTCAAAAGCTGAAAAGCTCGATGCTCTAG TGGCTGATAGCGGGGAGAACTGGAGCGTAGGCCAAAGACAGCTTCTGTGCCTTGGCCGGGTGATCCTGAAGCAGAACCAAATCTTATTTATGGACGAGGCAACTGCTTCAGTTGATTCTCAAACCGACGCAACGATTCAGAAGATCACGCGAGAGCAGTTCTCATCCTGTACAATCATCAGCATTGCGCACAGGATACCGACGGTCATGGACTGTGATCGAGTCTTGGTTCTGGACGCAG GTCTGGTGAAGGAATTCGACGCACCGTCGAGGTTGCTCGAGCAACCGTCGTCCCTCTTCGGGGCGATGGTCGAGGAGTACGCCGACCGCTCCTCCAACCTCTAG